Proteins encoded in a region of the Phocoena phocoena chromosome X, mPhoPho1.1, whole genome shotgun sequence genome:
- the LOC136142092 gene encoding CXXC-type zinc finger protein 1-like yields MKREEARSVQRSFKKQIGETCQHFSSLQPWMNDTEDFPFLDSALQKQAMDTKKRKNLKKKVEWKKEKQQKLMEKSEDPEQSDAEHPASLRQCLGPGCVHPTRPGSKYCSDDCGMKLAADRIYAILPKRIQQWQKSPCVAEEHGKKMLERIHREQQDTHTRLKDIECHFHELEAIIQRGKQQPVCKDEESDKRGRNSVNLQIFCVSCGQPIKMQVALRHMEHCFAKYERKSPFTSMYPTRIEGATRLFCDVYDPWSKSYCKRLQVLCPEHSKDPKVPDEEVCGCPLVKNVFEPTDNFCCLPKRLCSHHYCWEKLRRAEVDLERVRMLLKLEELVEQEHKVRTAMKNRAGLLALMLHQTIQHDPLTTDLRSRVDS; encoded by the exons ATGAAGAGAGAGGAGGCACGGAGTGTCCAGCGATCATTTAAGAAACAAATTGGGGAGACCTGTCAGCATTTTTCTAGCCTACAGCCCTGGATGAATGACACTGAGGACTTCCCATTCCTAGATTCTGCACTGCAGAAGCAGGCAATGGATacgaagaaaaggaagaatttgaagaaaaaagtggAGTGGAAG aaggagaagcagCAGAAACTCATGGAAAAGTCAGAAGACCCAGAGCAGTCAGATGCCGAGCACCCAGCCTCACTGCGGCAGTGCCTGGGACCTGGCTGTGTGCACCCCACCCGGCCAGGCTCCAAGTACTGCTCGGACGACTGTGGCATGAAGCTGGCAGCTGA CCGCATCTATGCGATCCTGCCCAAGCGCATCCAGCAGTGGCAGAAGAGCCCTTGCGTTGCTGAGGAGCATGGCAAGAAAATGCTCGAGCGCATCCACCGTGAACAGCAGGACACCCACACCCGCCTGAAGGACATAGAGTGCCATTTCCATGAACTTGAGGCCATCATTCAGCGTGGCAAGCAGCAGCCTGTGTGCAAAGATGAAGAG AGTGACAAACGTGGCAGGAACAGCGTCAACCTGCAGATCTTCTGTGTCTCCTGCGGGCAACCCATCAAAATGCAGGTTGCCCTGCGCCACATGGAGCACTGCTTCGCCAAG TATGAGCGCAAATCGCCCTTCACGTCCATGTACCCCACTCGCATTGAGGG AGCCACAAGGCTCTTCTGTGATGTTTACGACCCATGGAGTAAGAGCTACTGTAAGCGACTCCAGGTGCTATGCCCTGAGCACTCGAAGGACCCCAAG GTACCGGATGAAGAAGTGTGCGGTTGCCCACTAGTGAAAAACGTCTTTGAGCCCACCGATAATTTCTGTTGCCTCCCCAAACGCTTGTGCAGTCACCACTACTGCTGGGAGAAGCTGAGACGTGCCGAGGTGGACCTAGAGCGCGTGCGCATG TTGCTCAAGCTGGAAGAGCTGGTTGAGCAGGAGCACAAGGTGCGCACAGCCATGAAGAATCGGGCAGGGCTGCTGGCCCTGATGCTTCATCAGACAATCCAGCATGACCCGCTCACCACTGACCTACGCTCCAGAGTAGACAGCTGA